The segment TCATTCCTTCCAAAACATCAGGTGCAATCTTTGGTCTCCTTGTATTTGGATTAATTCCAACCTGTGATTCCTCCAGAACACCAAACAAAGGATCAGACTCCAATATCACTGGCGTGATCTTTTGCTTCATGACACTACCACATGCTCTTCTTATCTCCGCTTCTCTCTGCCTTCGCTGGATGTTGAGCGGACAAACCGACTGATCATGTGTTAACCTTTGACATGTATAGCACCTCTTCTGGATCCTTTCATTGTGAAAAAAGATCGTAGTCTTCTTACCCAACGGCAGATCAATAACTTTCTCCTTTCGCAGAGGTCTTGACACATCAAATCTAACTTTGACTCTTTCATAAACATTACTCCTAGCTTTTAGAGGGTCAAAAGCCACCACAATTACCTTGCCCACAATATCTCCCAAAGCTTCTATTGCTAGCTCCGTTTGATAGTTGATGGGGATGTTTCGAATCTGGACCCATATAGGTATATACTGTAATGAGTCCGGTGGTGGAAATTCCTCTCATCTTTCAACCACAATCGCTCAATCCTTGTAAGTGTGCACTCCCTTATCTAACACTTTTAACAGATGATGTTCATTGTCGAAGATGAACTGAAATATTTTCTGAGATAAGGCTATACCACGAACTCGACCTTGTTTTTGCCATTTACGCGGCATCTCAAAAATGAAATCCGCCATCTTCTGGTAGTCAAGGTTGAGAAGACGTCCAATTAGACTTCTTTTGTTTCTCTCAGTTGAGCTGTATTCTGGTAAATCTGGCATGACGAAAGGCGCATCATCATCCTCTTCGAGAGACATGGCCATCAAGGCCTTATCCATTGCCGCCGACATCAGAAAAAACCGCAAATAAGGATCTCCTGTAGAATCGACTCTGGATCACCTTAATTCTGGACGAAATTACACTGACACTTCGAAACCTTGCTGAAATTTAAACGATAACTTCTCTCCTAAAAAGAACACCAACACctcttggagaagaagaaactagagTCCTACAAAGGGAAACGGACTTTGATCTTTAAAACCGTAGCTTCCAATTGACATGCAAAGCCGGTCTCGTCAGATCGAACTTGTTTTTTCGATCGTCTTTCCTATAACTTTCTATCGCACCGcttctcttttttgtttctataaCATCCAAAATAAGATTGGCTTTTACTAAATAAAACTGCTAgctatttaattaattaattgcGTCTACTTTGACATCTGtaaagaaataatattatacataataATATCGTCTTGGAATCAGCAGGCACCGTGATATTTTCCCAACATGCAAGCATACTGAATACTTTAAATCATCAGCAATTTAAGGATTAGAATGGAAGGACAGAACAAAGGCAGTTCTCCCGCACAAGCAGTTCTCCCGCACTTAAATCACTATTAAcgtttttctgttttaaaatacAGTTAGCGGGAGATCTGCATGCagttcaatattttttgtttttttgtgcaAAAGACGAGAAATCTGCATGCATATCTCATCCGCTAGCATTTGATGGTGTTTACGAGagatctgcaaatattcaattataaaatattttatttattttaataaatacaatactttcattatattttactcacaactttaataatattaaaactatCATTGATTATGTATTTATCttctatttttgttatataattttacatttatttaaattattatatttacataatgtgtgtttaattatatgtattatgcaaatataataatataattgaaatatatatatactagtgaaagataatatatatatatatatatatatatatatatcattaattttaatattttcataatttgattttaaagtTGTAGTAACATGAATTTAGTGCaagatttattttgtttatgtactttttatattatgtgtgtgttttgatatattttattataatttttatttttatcattaaaaattataataactgtTTGATCTGCCAGTATGATCCATTTGATCTGCATCTCTCCTGCACGATCCACTTAATCTGCACTTGTCCAGCTTGATCTATATGATCTGCTTGATCTGTCTTATTTGGACTGCTTTTACCATTCGAAACTTAATACTCATTCATGCATGCTCCACTTGGCTCGGGGGATATAGGTCAGTTGGTAGAGCTCCGTTGTTCTCTTTTTCCATCGAATCAAACTCAAGAACCTGGGACAACGGGCCCTACCACATTCAATGTAAATTCTACCGTGATCAATCATGTGATATATAGAATCGATAAATTGTTGTCTACAGACcaaaaatgctccaaaac is part of the Raphanus sativus cultivar WK10039 chromosome 5, ASM80110v3, whole genome shotgun sequence genome and harbors:
- the LOC108857977 gene encoding uncharacterized protein LOC108857977 is translated as MDKALMAMSLEEDDDAPFVMPDLPEYSSTERNKRSLIGRLLNLDYQKMADFIFEMPRKWQKQGRIRNIPINYQTELAIEALGDIVGKVIVVAFDPLKARSNVYERVKVRFDVSRPLRKEKVIDLPLGKKTTIFFHNERIQKRCYTCQRLTHDQSVCPLNIQRRQREAEIRRACGSVMKQKITPVILESDPLFGVLEESQVGINPNTRRPKIAPDVLEGMRQYLQMAQVTRDLQKGKGVVFDYEAQVTGQQLTSPTSQGDKLMASAIRAHPLLGWRTEDLNKEIEQHGSSHLSYSSSSTNSSTSSRLNVFDLNMSETNSTKIGVRKKPGKNKRKSKANEGQRDNIKISLQDGVLIGYVEKRKAVEQMGGVPKAVKQTTQKTVPKEGLSKE